The genome window AGTTATGTATGTTGTCTTAAGCACACTACAAGAAAATCCTGAAATCAAACATCTtaccagtgactgcagtgatgTTGACTCCACTGCTTCTGACGttctcaaacacagagaagagagtgaatgtGTATTTAGTTCCAGCAGTGAGAGATGAGACTGTGTGAGTTACTGGTCCACCTCCAACTGGTGCAGTGATGTTTATCTCTGTTCCATTAAACTGGAGAATGAAGCTGACGTTGTTGTTGACTTTATTCCACTGCAGAGTGATACTGGTCTCATTTTGTCCTGCTGATCTGAAGCTGTCTGTGTTGGAAGGAGCTgagatagaaaacaaaaaagaggagcagtgaTCAATTTGATCAAGACAGAGTATTTAGCCACAATCTCGCTccattcatctgctgctctATTTACTGATAtggttgacagaaaaaaaaacattgtccaGTAGCTGCCCCCAAAGCCAGCCAGTGTAAAAAGAACTTACTCCATCTTTAGctctttttgttaaatttaGGCTGTTGCTGCAGATAACTGCTTGCTGTATGTTGTCTTAAGCACACTACAAGGAATTCCTGAAGTCAAATATCTTACCTGTGACTGCAGTGATGTTGACTCCACTGCTTCTGACAtcctcaaacacagagaagagagtgaatgtGTATTTAGTTCCAGCAGTGAGAGATGAGACTGTGTGAGTTACTGGTCCACCTCCAACTGGTGCACGGATGTTTATCTCTGTTCCATTAAACTGGAGAATGAAGCTGACGTTGTTGTTGACTTTATTCCACTGGAGAGTGATACTGGTCTCATCTTGTCCTGCTGATctgaagctgtctgtgtttgaaggagctgagacagaacacaaaaaagagGAGCAATGATCAATTTGATCAAGTCAGAGTACTTAGTCACAAACTCGCTAGattcatctgctgctctttttaTTGATATGGCTGACAGGTAAAAAACATTGTCCAGTAGCTGCCCCCAAAGCTGGTTAGTGTGAAAAAAACTTATTCCATCTTTAGCTATTTCTTGTTAGATTTAACCTGTTGCTGCAGATAACTGCTTGCTCTTCATACTTGTGATTACGACTGCTGAGAGTTATGTATGTTGTCTTAAGCACACTACAAGAAAATCCTGAAATTAAACATCTtaccagtgactgcagtgatgTTGACTCCACTGCTTCTGACGtcctcaaacacagagaagagagtgaatgtGTATTTAGTTCCAGCAGTGAGAGATGAGACTGTGTGCGTTACTGGTCCACTTCCAACTGGTGCAGTGATGTTTATCTCTGTTCCATTAAACTGGAGAATGAAGCTGACGTTGTTGTTGACTTTATTCCACTGCAGAGTGATACTGGTCTCATTTTGTCCTGCTGATctgaagctgtctgtgtttggaggagctgagacagaaaatCAAAGCAATGATCAATTTACTGAAGACATCGCCACCTCCATCGTCTCttgttgtttctgcactatTACAGCTTTTCAGTAACATTCATGTCCAGTAGCTGCCCCCAaggtgagattaaaaaaaaacaacaaaatcttTCAGCCGCATGGTTTTCAATCCAAGCTATTCCTGCTGATAACTGCTTTTGTAATTTGAATTAATGGTCACCAAAAGTTATGGCTGCTGCTGACGAGCATTGACTTGCTTGCCATTGCCACATAACTGGAACCTCATCTGTGAATGATTAGACCGCCATGAAAACATCTTAGTGACAAAATTTTAAACATAACTTCATTTACCTAGAAAGTTATCTTATGCACTATCCTaatacaaaacaacagtgttatCCGTGGTTCACTAGACACTTCTGATTCAAATATCTtaccagtgactgcagtgatgTTGACTCCACTGCTTCTGATGtcctcaaacacagagaagagagtgaatgtGTATTTAGTTCCAGCAGTGAGAGATGAGACTGTGTGAGTTACTGGTCCACCTCCAACTGGTGCACTGATGTTTATCTCTGTTTCATTAAACTGGAGAATGAAGCTGACGTTGTTGTTGACTTTATTCCACTGCAGAGTGATACTGGTCTCATCTTGTCCTGCTGATCTGAAGCTGTCTGTGTTGGAAGGAGCTgagatagaaaacaaaaaagaggagcagtgaTCAATTTGATCCAGACAGAGTATTTAGCCACAATCTCGCTccattcatctgctgctctATTTACTGATAtggttgacagaaaaaaaaacattgtccaGTAGCTGCCCCCAAAGCCGGCCAGTGTAAAAAGAACTTACTCCATCTTTAGctctttttgttaaatttaGGCTGTTGCTGCAGATAACTGCTTGCTGTATGTTGTCTTAAGCACACTACAAGAAATTCCTGAAGTCAAATATCTtaccagtgactgcagtgatgTTGACTCCACTGCTTCTGACGatctcaaacacagagaagagagtgaatgtGTATTTAGTTCCAGCAGTGAGAGATGAGACTGTGTGAGTTACTGGTCCACCTCCAACTGGTGCACTAATGTTTATCTCTGTTCCATTAAACTGGAGAATGAAGCTGACGTTGTTGTTGACTTTATTCCACTGCAGAGTGATACTGGTCTCATTTTGTCCTGCTGATctgaagctgtctgtgtttgaaggagctgagacagaacacaaaaaagagGAGCAATGATCAATTTGATCAAGACAGAGTATTTAGTTACAAACTCGCTtcattcatctgctgctcttttgGTAATATGACTGACAGGTAAGAAACATTGCCCAGAAGCTGAACCCAAGGCCAActagtgtaaaaaaaacttaCTCCATCTTTAGCTATTTCTTGTTAAATTTAACCTGTTGCTGCAGATAACTGCTTGCTCTTCATACTTGTGATTACGACTGCTAAGAGTTATGTATGTTGTCTTAAGCACACTACAAGAAATTCCTGAAGTCAAACATCTtaccagtgactgcagtgatgCTGACTCCACTGCTTCTGACGttctcaaacacagaaaagagagtgaatgtgtATTTAGTTCCAGCAGTGAGAGATGAGACTGTGTGAGTTACTGGTCCACCTCCAACTGGTGCACTGATGTTTATCTCTGTTCCATTAAACTGGAGAATGAAGCTGACGTTGTTGTTGACTTTATTCCACTGCAGAGTGATACTGGTCTCATCTTGGCCTGCTGATCtgaagctgtcagtgtttggAGGAGCTTAGACAGAAAATCAGAGCAATGATCAATTTCACCAAGACAGAGAATCAATTTGCATACTCGCTCCATTTATCTTTTGCTCTTTTGTCAATAATATGGCTGATAGGTAACATCCATCGATCAGTAGCTGCCCAGAAGTTGGAATAATCTAAAAGAAAATGACTACATTGTTAACAACTTCTTGTTGAAGTTGAGCTGTTGCTGCTGATCAACTGCTTGTTTTTGATACTCGCTATTACGACAGCTAAGAGTTAAGGCTGCTTTCAAGTCCATGTAAATGGCTTGTTGTTGGTACATCATGACAAATTAGtgcatgaatgaaaaaagaCGCCTTCAAAATTATCTGTGatacatgcatttaaaaaaagtcattacattTCTAGTATGTTGTCTTATGGAAACTACCAATACAAAACAGCAGTGTGATACTTGGTAAAAAAGACAATCTTATAGTCAAAAATCTtaccagtgactgcagtgatgTTGACTCCACTGCTTCTGACgtgctcaaacacagagaagagagtgaatgtGTATTTAGTTCCAGCAGTGAGAGATGAGACTGTGTGAGTTACTGGTCCACCTCCAACTGGTGCACTAATGTTTATCTCTGTTCCATTAAACTGGAGAATGAAGCTGACGTTGTTGTTGACTTTATTCCACTGCAGAGTGATACTGGTCTCATCTTGTCCTGCTGATCtgaagctgtcagtgtttggaggagctgagacagaacacaaaaaagGGGAGCAGTGATCAATTTGATCAAGACAGAGTATTTAGTTACAAACTCGCTccattcatctgctgctctttttgCCAATATGACTGACAGGTAAGAAACATTGTCCAGTCGCTGAACCCAAAGCCagccagtgtaaaaaaaactcACTCCATCTTTAGCTCTGTTTGTTAAATTTAAGCTGTTGCTGCAGATAACTGCTTGCTGTATGTTGTCTTAAGCACACTACAAGAAATTACTGAAGTCAAATATCTTACCAGTGACTGCAATGACGGTGACTCCACTGCTTCTGACAttctcaaacacagagaagagagtgaatgtGTATTTAGTTCCAGCAGTGAGAGATGAGACTGTGTGAGTTACTGGTCCACCTCCAACTGGTGCACTGATGTTTATCTCTGTTCCATTAAACTGGAGAATGAAGCTGACGTTGTTGTTGACTTTATTCCACTGCAGAGTGATACTGGTCTCATCTTGTTCTGCCGATCTGAAGCTGTCTGTGTTGGAAGGAGCTgagatagaaaacaaaaaagaggagcagtgaTCAATTTGATCTAGCCAGAGTATTTAGCCACAATCTCGCTccattcatctgctgctctttttaCTGATATGGCTGACAGGCAAAAAACATTGTCCAGTAGCTGCCCCCAAAGCTGGTTAGTGTGAAAAAAACTTATTCCATCTTTAGCTATTTCTTGTTAGATTTAACCTGTTGCTGCAGATAACTGCTTGCTCTTCATACTTGTGATTACGACTGCTGAGAGTTATGTATGTTGTCTTAAGCACACTACAAGAAATTCCTGAAGTCAAATATCTTACTTGTGACTGCGGTGATGTTGACTCCACTGCTTCTGACgtgctcaaacacagagaagagagtgaatgtGTATTTAGTTCCAGCAGTGAGAGATGAGACTGTGTGAGTTACTGGTCCACCTCCAACTGGTGCACTAATGTTTATCTCTGTTCCATTAAACTGGAGAATGAAGCTGACGTTGTTGTTGACTTTATTCCACTGCAGAGTGATACTGGTCTCATTTTGTCCTGCTGATCTGAAGCTGTCTGTGTTGGAAGGAGCTgagatagaaaacaaaaaagaggagcagtgaTCAATTTGATCAAGACAGAGTATTTAGCCACAATCTCGCTCCATTCATCTTCTGCTCTATTTACTGATAtggttgacagaaaaaaaacattgtccaGTAGCTGCCCCCAAAGCCAGCCAGTGTAAAAAGAACTTACTCCATCTTTAGctctttttgttaaatttaACTGTGCTGCAGATAACTGCTGCAGATAACTGCTTGCTGTATGTTGTCTTAAGCACACTACAAGAAATTCCTGAAGTCAAACATCTtaccagtgactgcagtgatgTTGACTCCACTGCTTCTGATGtcctcaaacacagagaagagagtgaatgtGTATTTAGTTCCAGCAGTGAGAGATGAGACTGTGTGAGTTACTGGTCCACCTCCAACTGGTGCACTGATGTTTATCTCGGTTCCATTAAACTGGAGAATgaagctgatgttgttgttgactttatTCCACTGCAGAGTGATACTGGTCTCATTTTGTCCTGCTGATctgaagctgtctgtgtttgaaggagctgagatagaaaacaaaaaagaggagcagtgaTCAATTTGATCAAGACAGAGTATTCAGCCACAATCTCGCTccattcatctgctgctctATTTACTGATAtggttgacagaaaaaaaaacattgtccaGTAGCTGCCCCCAAAGCCAGCCAGTGTAAAAAGAACTTACTCCATCTTTAGctctttttgttaaatttaGGCTGTTGCTGCAGATAACTGCTTGCTGTATGTTGTCTTAAGCACACTACAAGAAATTACTGAAGTCAAATATCTtaccagtgactgcagtgatgTTGACTCCACTGCTTCTGACGttctcaaacacagagaagagagtgaatgtGTATTTAGTTCCAGCAGTGAGAGATGAGACTGTGTGAGTTACTGGTCCACCTCCAACTGGTGCACTGATGTTTATCTCCGTTCCATTAAACTGGAGAATgaagctgatgttgttgttgactttatTCCACTGCAGAGTGATACTGGTCTCATCTTGTCCTGCTGATctgaagctgtctgtgtttgaaggagctgagacagaacacaaaaaagagGAGCAATGATCAATTTGATCAAGACAGAGTATTTAGTTACAAACTCGCTccattcatctgctgctctttttgCTAATATGACTGACAGGTAAGAAACATTGCCCAGAAGCTGAACCCAAGGCCAACTAGTGTAAAAAAAACGTACTCCATCTTTAGCTATTTCTTGTTAAATTTAACCTGTTGCTGCAGATAACTGCTTGCTCTTCATACTTGTGATTACGACTGCTAAGAGTTATGTATGTTGTCTTAAGCACACTACAAGAAATTCCTGAAGTCAAACATCTtaccagtgactgcagtgatgTTGACTCCACTGCTTCTGACGttctcaaacacagaaaagagagtgaatgtgtATTTAGTTCCAGCAGTGAGAGATGAGACTGTGTGAGTTACTGGTCCACCTCCAACTGGTGCACTGATGTTTATCTCTGTTCCATTAAACTGGAGAATGAAGCTGACATTGTTGTTGACTTTATTCCACTGCAGAGTGATACTGGTCTCATCTTGGCCTGCTGATctgaagctgtctgtgtttggaggagctgagacagaacacaaaaaagaggagcagtgaTCAATTTGATGAAGACAGAGTATTTAGCCACAATCtcactcattcattcaaacatttatctGTTGCTCTTTTTACTGACAtggctgacagacaaaaaacattgtCCAGTAGCTGCTCCCAAGGCCAGCTAGTGTAAAAACAACTTACTCCATGTTTAACTATTTCTTGTTAAATCTAACCTGTTGCTGTAGATAACTGCTTGCTCTTCAAACCTGCGATTACGACTGTTGAGAGTTATGTATGTTGTCTTAAGGAAACTACAAGAAATTCCTGAAGTCAAATATCTtaccagtgactgcagtgatgTTGACTCCACTGCTTCTGACGtcctcaaacacagagaagagagtgaatgtGTATTTAGTTCCAGCAGTGAGAGATGAGACTGTGTGAGTTACTGGTCCACCTCCAACTGGTGCAGTGATGTTTATCTCGGATCCATTAAACTGGAGAATGAAGCTGACGTTGTTGTTGACTTTATTCCACTGCAGAGTGATACTGGTCTCATCTTGGCCTGCTGATGtgaagctgtctgtgtttgaaggagcttagacagaacacaaaaaaagaggagcagtgaTCAATTTGATCAAGACAGAGTATTTAGGCACAAACTCGCTccattcatctgctgctgttttcgCTAATATGACTGACAGCTAAGAAACATTGTCCAGTAGCTGCCCCAAAGCCGgctggtgtaaaaaaaaaaaaaacttactccATCTTTAGCTCTTTCTTGTTAAATTCAAGTTGTTGCTGCAGATAACTGCTTGCTCTTTATACTTGCAATTAAGCCTGCTGAGAGTTATGTATGTTGTCTTAAGGAAACTAAAAGAAATTCCTGAAGTCAAGCATCTtaccagtgactgcagtgatgTTGACTCCACTGCTTCTGACAttctcaaacacagagaagagagtgaatgtGTATTTAGTTCCAGCAGTGAGAGATGAGACTGTGTGAGTTACTGGTCCACCTCCAACTGGCGCACTGATGTTTATCTCTGTTCCATTAAGCTGGAGAATGAAGCTGACGTTGTTGTTGACTTTATTCCACTGCAGAGTGATACTGGTCTCATCTTGGCCTGCTGATGtgaagctgtctgtgtttggaggagctgagacagaaaaaGTGAAGAGACaaattttgaatgaaaagacagTTATCAGAATAATCTGGATTCCATTCAACAGATCTATATATCAACAATCCACCTCCATCATCTCTTGGTGTTTCTTGAGTATTACAGATATATGTAAATCTATTGTCCAGTCGCTGCCCCCGAggtgacattaaaataaataacatctttaaGTCACACAGTTTTCAATCCAATCTATTCTTTTTGAGAACTGCTTTTGTAATTTGAATTAATGGTCACCAAAAGTTATGGCTGCTCCTGAAGAGCATTGACTTGCTTGCTTTTGCCACATAACTTGAACCTCATCTGTGAATGATTAGGACCGCCATGAAAACATCTTTGTGATACAGATTTAAACATAACTTCATTTCCTAGAAAGTTGTCTTATGCACTAATCTAATATGAAATAACAGTGTTATCCTTGGTTCACAAGACACTTCTGAACCAAACATCTtaccagtgactgcagtgatgTTGACTCCACTGCTTTTGACGttctcaaacacagagaagagagtgaatgtGTATTTAGTTCCAGCAGTGAGAGATGAGACTGTGTGAGTTACTGGTCCACCTCCAACTGGCGCACTGATGTTTATCTCTGTTCCATTAAACTGGAGAATGAAGCTGACGTTGTTGTTGACTTTATTCCACTGCAGAGTGATACTGGTCTCATCTTGTCCTGCTGATctgaagctgtctgtgtttgaaggagctgagacagaacacaaaaaagaggagcagtgaTCAATTTGATGAAGACAGAGTATTTAGCCACAATCtcactcattcattcaaacattcaTCTGTTGCTCTTTTTACTGACAtggctgacagacaaaaaacattgtCCAGTAGCTGCTCCCAAGGCCAGCTAGTGTAAAAACAACTTACTCCATGTTTAACTATTTCTTGTTAAATCTAACCTGTTGCTGTAGATAACTGCTTGCTCTTCAAACCTGCGATTACGACTGCTGAGAGTTATGTATGTTGTCTTAAGGAAACTACAAGAAATTCCTGAAGTCAAGTATCTtaccagtgactgcagtgatgTTGACTCCACTGCTTCTGACAttctcaaacacagagaagagagtgaatgtGTATTTAGTTCCAGCAGTGAGAGATGAGACTGTGTGAGTTACTGGTCCACCTCCAACTGGTGCAGTGATGTTTATCTCTGTTCCATTAAACTGGAGAATGAAGCTGACGTTGTTGTTGACTTTATTCCACTGCAGAGTGATACTGGTCTCATCTTGGCCTGCTGATGtgaagctgtctgtgtttggaggAACTGAGACAAAGAGCAGAACACATAAGACAGAAATCACATAAAATTGGTAGAGCTCTTATTTGAAGCAGTTTGATGCAATGCACATAACGTCCTCTGGTACATCATGTTGACATGCTATGAATGACACAGTGACTGTTCCTAATTCATCCACCTTCACTGGAAATTCAGTTCATCAAATTATCACCATACtcatataaattaaatgtagaaaatactgttttagaTCAATCAGTATTATATTGTACAGCATCAGTCATTTAAGGCTTCTTTGTGGTATGCAACATAgaattttcttctttcttcttatcTTTTATGTTATTGGGTCAATGCCTACAACATCACAAACCTCAATTCAACTTTCGAATCTCACTTTAACCCTAACCTATTTTTCCATGTGAATTTGTTCTTAAATGTATACATATCAGCAAATATATGTCCAGATACCTATTTGCCCATATTTTTCAGAAAATACAGCACTTTtgaaaatcataaaatatatgtacacataacacataacacCAACGGTCTGAATCTAATAATGAACCTCTCCCTATATAGTATATGAGCAGAAATAAGACGCATTACTTGTTTTGAAACAGATGAATGAGAAATTAAGGGCACAGTTTTCATCTGACCACCGTCCCGAGTCATTGAACGATGTGGTGACACACTCCTCTCCACTTAAGTCTGGCTGCCCGATGGCCCAGTGTCGAAACAGAGAGGTGCTTCCATCAGACCACAGTTTTTCCCGGTACAGTCCTATCCACACAAAGCTGCCATCTGCCAGGTTTGTAATGATGctattttctgtctgatttcGTATGCTGAGGGGGAAACAGTAGAGTATACATTTCAAGGATAAGTatcaaagacatgaaaacaaaaagtagaaTGCACAATGCAAAACAATGGTAGTGATTGCTAGAAAGGAACGATATCAAAtggtaatgataataaatgaatagacagagaaatggagggaTTTACAAGTCggaaatgacaaaatacaatTGTACAGAAAATTAGAAAAAGTAAAAGCCTTAAAAATGTCTCACTGCATTTTTGGATCACCTCAATAGTTTTGACCATACAtcaacagacagaaatgatggTTCAGTAGTTTACCTGGCTAGATCAACATAATTCTCCCTGCAGAATCTCTGCGCTTCGGTCCAATTCAGATGTGTGTCGACCTTTACAAAGGATACTGTACCATTTGCTGTACCTGTAAATGTAGTTACAAACAACATCAGCGTATGCAGTGGTATCAGTAAAAGAAAGTATGATCAGGATTCAGTGGGATAAAGTATTGCTCATGTTACCATGAAGTGTCAGTGTCAAGATGCATCTGGAATGCTGTACATTTAGGCAATTCTTAAATCATATGCTTTAAGAGAACTAACCGTTGTAGCACACAAAGGGTTTTACATCGCTGCACTGAGTGTCACCCCATGTGCCAAAGTATGGACTCCCGGTAAAAAGCTCCACACAGTGCTGTTGTCCTCCGAGATTGTTGGGCTGCCCAGTGTCCCAGTTTCTATACTCTGTCTCTCCGGCACCATAGAAGCTGCTGTCATTCAGGgaccatctccagctgtttATCAACTCATCATAAAGACCTATCCAAGCCTCTCCTGTTCAGAAAGAACAGCAGGAATTTAAAGTGCCCGAATAACCCaaaaatcttttaaaactgtaaatcactgttttttacATTCCGTATTATAACATTTTAGAAACACCTGGTTGTTGTTGGGCTGTTGTGTGTGTACTTggttatatatgtatatatgtacaatATGTATTTGTTAGGTAAATGATTCCAATATTGAAAACTTGCCTGTGTAGGACGATGTAGTGCTGATGACGGCAttgacatcagctgtgttttctaTGGTGGCCAGGTCAGTGTAGGTCTGTCTGCAGAAGCTCTGAGCATCAGTCCAATTCAATGGTGTGCTCACAAAGTAGAACTGACGGGTTTGGGCAGAGGCAACATTGACCAGTGCTcctaaaacaaacagctttgaATTACCATGTTATAAGAATGTTGACTTTTTAGTTCTTTTACAGTGAATTTGAAGAGGCACTGTGCATCATGTGGGTTCAACGTTACTGTAGGGTTTTGTGAAGGTTCTTCCTCATTGATGACACTTTTGACCTCTCACATTCAAGCAgtttgacaggaaatgaaaacgTCCCTTTGTCAGTTGCATATTAGTTATGTAATCTATGCCTGCCtcaatttttttcttatattcCTAACATATTTATTCATAGTTTAATACaatacattgtaaaaaaaaaaaaaaaacatctttcccCTCCCCACCATTTCTGTCATGCCATTGACGCCACTGTGTGGAGTTGTGTTGTTTCATGACCAATGCGTAAGCAATTTTTCCACCACAGCTTGAGCCAGATCAAGTTTCAGTCTGTCACAGTAAATCGGAGTTCACTGTTTGCCTCTAATGATAAAACAAGAACCAGTTTGATGGCAAGTGTAGCTGAGCAGAAAGCATGAACTTTTACTTCAAAAgactgtggagggaaaaaaaacaaaagtctgaataaatgaaaaggaaTATCTGTTTGACTGGGGGTATGAATACATTCACAGTGTAAAACATACAGACAGTAAACAACTTCCTCCATCTATTGTATTGTCTATcatttgagggtttttttaattttaattttaattttttttaccacaGTGCCatgatgtatttatgtaaattatgcaattatattaaatatacacattttcacCACTTGGAATTCCTGCCCTGAATAAACCGGACCAGAAATAcatatgtttcattttatgcTTTTTCCTTCCCATAAGTTGTGGTCTTAGctatgaacagaaaaaaaggtagaGTAATCAAACATGAGGCACCAACCTGTGAGGACAAAGATGATCAGCGCATAATCCATAAGTTACAGCTGTgaaaaaaggcatttaaaaaaaaaaaatatatcagaatcagaatcagggTTTTCACCAAGAACAGTGGGTATTCGCATACAGTGAAGCTGAAAAACATGAGAGAGATAAAAAGCAAGCACTGTAGGTCAAGGAGtataaaaagcaaataaaaaaagaacaaatgaaaaat of Acanthopagrus latus isolate v.2019 chromosome 10, fAcaLat1.1, whole genome shotgun sequence contains these proteins:
- the LOC119027860 gene encoding tenascin-X-like isoform X12, giving the protein MDYALIIFVLTGALVNVASAQTRQFYFVSTPLNWTDAQSFCRQTYTDLATIENTADVNAVISTTSSYTGEAWIGLYDELINSWRWSLNDSSFYGAGETEYRNWDTGQPNNLGGQQHCVELFTGSPYFGTWGDTQCSDVKPFVCYNGTANGTVSFVKVDTHLNWTEAQRFCRENYVDLASIRNQTENSIITNLADGSFVWIGLYREKLWSDGSTSLFRHWAIGQPDLSGEECVTTSFNDSGRWSDENCALNFSFICFKTIPPNTDSFTSAGQDETSITLQWNKVNNNVSFILQFNGTEINITAPVGGGPVTHTVSSLTAGTKYTFTLFSVFENVRSSGVNITAVTAPSNTDSFRSAGQDETSITLQWNKVNNNVSFILQFNGTEINISAPVGGGPVTHTVSSLTAGTKYTFTLFSVFENVKSSGVNITAVTAPPNTDSFTSAGQDETSITLQWNKVNNNVSFILQLNGTEINISAPVGGGPVTHTVSSLTAGTKYTFTLFSVFENVRSSGVNITAVTAPSNTDSFTSAGQDETSITLQWNKVNNNVSFILQFNGSEINITAPVGGGPVTHTVSSLTAGTKYTFTLFSVFEDVRSSGVNITAVTAPPNTDSFRSAGQDETSITLQWNKVNNNVSFILQFNGTEINISAPVGGGPVTHTVSSLTAGTKYTFTLFSVFENVRSSGVNITAVTAPSNTDSFRSAGQDETSITLQWNKVNNNISFILQFNGTEINISAPVGGGPVTHTVSSLTAGTKYTFTLFSVFENVRSSGVNITAVTAPSNTDSFRSAGQNETSITLQWNKVNNNISFILQFNGTEINISAPVGGGPVTHTVSSLTAGTKYTFTLFSVFEDIRSSGVNITAVTAPPNTDSFRSAGQDETSITLQWNKVNNNVSFILQFNGTEINISAPVGGGPVTHTVSSLTAGTKYTFTLFSVFEHVRSSGVNITAVTAPPNTDSFRSAGQDETSITLQWNKVNNNVSFILQFNGTEINISAPVGGGPVTHTVSSLTAGTKYTFTLFSVFENVRSSGVSITAVTAPSNTDSFRSAGQNETSITLQWNKVNNNVSFILQFNGTEINISAPVGGGPVTHTVSSLTAGTKYTFTLFSVFEIVRSSGVNITAVTAPSNTDSFRSAGQDETSITLQWNKVNNNVSFILQFNETEINISAPVGGGPVTHTVSSLTAGTKYTFTLFSVFEDIRSSGVNITAVTAPPNTDSFRSAGQNETSITLQWNKVNNNVSFILQFNGTEINITAPVGSGPVTHTVSSLTAGTKYTFTLFSVFEDVRSSGVNITAVTAPSNTDSFRSAGQDETSITLQWNKVNNNVSFILQFNGTEINIRAPVGGGPVTHTVSSLTAGTKYTFTLFSVFEDVRSSGVNITAVTAPSNTDSFRSAGQNETSITLQWNKVNNNVSFILQFNGTEINITAPVGGGPVTHTVSSLTAGTKYTFTLFSVFENVRSSGVNITAVTAPPNTDSFTPAGQDETSITLQWNKVNNNVSFILQFNGTEINITAPVGGGPVTHTVSSLTAGTKYTFTLFSVFEDVRSSGVTVIAVTAPSNTDSFRSAGQDETSITLQWNKVNNNVSFILQFNGTEINISAPVGGGPVTHTVSSLTAGTKYTFTLFSVFENVRSSGVNITAVTAPPNTDSFTSAGQDETSITLQWNKVNNNVSFILQFNGTEINISAPVGGGPVTHTVSSLTAGTKYTFTLFSVFEKIRSSGVTVIAVTAPSNTDSFRSAGQNETSITLQWNKVNNNVSFILQFNGTEINISAPVGGGPVTHTVSSLTAGTEYTFTLFSVFENVRSSGVSITAVTTPHNVVGLKIKLKSSTQLSDSDIQTLLEEVFRQNGLSPQLFSLMVKSVES